In Candidatus Eisenbacteria bacterium, the genomic window AGCGCGCGCGTCGCTCGCCGCACCGGGCCAGCAAGGCGGGTGCCTCGGCGCCGCCCGCTTCATTGCTCTGGCGACAACGGCCGCAGCCGGTCGAGGACGCCTTGCAGGATGTAGGCTGCCGCCATCTTGTCGACGACGGCGCCGCGTCGCGCCCGGGACGCATCCGCCTCGAGCAAGGCTCGGGTGACGGCGGCAGTCGACAGGCGCTCGTCCCAGAACACGATCGGCAGGCCGAGCAGCGGCTGGAGATTGCGCGCGAACGCGCGCGTCGCCTGCGCGCGCGGTCCCTCCGAGCC contains:
- the ruvX gene encoding Holliday junction resolvase RuvX; the protein is GSEGPRAQATRAFARNLQPLLGLPIVFWDERLSTAAVTRALLEADASRARRGAVVDKMAAAYILQGVLDRLRPLSPEQ